The Pungitius pungitius chromosome 14, fPunPun2.1, whole genome shotgun sequence genome contains the following window.
TGATCAATCTGAGTTTGGGGTTGACATCCAGATGTTTGTCTCCAGGTGTTTGTCCACCTGTCCAGTCTAGAGAGGAGTGTCCTCTGGTCCCGCTCCGTCCTCAATGCTCGCTGTCGCATCTGCAGACGCAAAGGAGACGCCGACAACATGCTGCTGTGTGACGGCTGTGATCGAGGACACCACACCCACTGCCTGAGACCCCGCCTCAAGGTAGGTTAGCCACACCCACTGCCTAGTAGGTTAGCCACACCCACTGCCTGAGACCCCGCCTCAAGGTAGGTTAGCCACACCCACGGCCTAAGACCCCGCCCCAAGGTAGGTTAGCCACACCCACGGCCTAAGACCCCGCCCCAAGGTACGATAACCACACCCACTGTCAGAGACCCCGCCCCAATGTAGGATAACCACACCCATTGCCAGAGACCCCGCCCCAATGTAGGATAACCACACCCATGTGCTGGGGTACCATGTCTAGGCTCTATTATAATCATGCTAACACTTTACTTACTCTGCTTGTCTCAGGCGGTGCCAGAAGGCGACTGGTTCTGTCCAGACTGTCGACCCAAACAGCGATCAAGACGCCTCCCATCCCGTCAGCGCTCTTCTATTGATGAGGAAGagccagaagaggaggaggaggaggaggaagaagaggaagaggatgaagaagaagatgaagaggagtcggaggaagaagaggattccgatgaggaggaagaaccAGTAGTTGTCAGGTAGGTGTGGAAATATTTAAACTTGTCTATTTACATAAATTCAGTCTAAAGAGCAGCTTCCCCTCTTAAATCTCTGCAGAACCAAGAAAAACCCGTCCCTGCCCTGTAAAGGCAAAGGTCCACAAGCCACTGCCAAGAACTGCACACCTGCCTCAGCAGGGAAAAACACATCTGCATCCAAGTCAGTATCAGCCGTAGACCTGATCCCTGTCAGCCGTAGACCTGATCCCTGTCAGCCGTAGACCTGATCCCTGTCAGCCGTAGACCTGATCCCTGTCAGCTGTAGACCTGATCCCTGTCAGCCGTAGACCTGATCCCTGTCAGCCGTAGACCTGATCCCTGTCAGCCGTAGACCTGATCCCTGTCAGCCGTAGACCTGATCCCTGTCAGCCGTAGACCTGATCCCTGTCAGCCGTAGACCTGATCCCTGTCAGCCGTAGACCTGATCCCTGTCAGCCGTAGACCTGATCCCTGTCAGCCGTAGACCTGATCCCTGTCAGCCGTAGACCTGATCCCTGTCAGCCGTAGACCTGATCCCTGTCAGCCGTAGACCTGATCCCCGTCAGCCGTAGACCTGATCCCCGTCAGCCGTAGACCTGATCCCCGTCAGCCGTAGACCTGATCCCTGTCAGCCGTAGACCTGATCCCTGTCAGCTGTAGCTCTAATTCCAGATTCTATCCAATCACAGGTCCTCAGGTAAGAAGGCCAACGCGTCTGCAGGTAAAGCGCCGACCCGTTCTGGAAGTCGGGTCAGCGCCCGTCTGAGCCACGAGATCCTGGCAACAAACACCAAGACCTCCGTGGCTCAGACAGAGCCCCTCAAGAGGCAGCCAACAGGTAAATACACACCTGGATACCAGGTAAACACTATCAACAGGTAAAACCCACAGACTCTTCACTTTTCACCCTGCTCCGCCCACAGACGTAGCCCCGCCTCCTAAACCCTCCAGacccgtcctcccccccccttcatcctcctccagccGGCGCTCTTCTGGCAGGAACCATGGCGTCCATGAGCTGTCGGCCTGTGAGCAGCTGACTGTGGAGCTCGTCAGACATGAGGACAGCTGGCCTTTCATGAAGCTGGTGTCCAGgactcaggtgtgtgtgtgtgtgtgtgtgtgtgtgtgtgtgtgtgtgtggataatcATCAGCAGTCTGTTAACTCCCACTGATACCTGTCTGTAGGTGCCTGACTACTATGATATCGTCAAGAAGCCGATCGCTCTCAGCACCATCAGAGAAAAGGTCAACAACTGTGAATATCAGGCAGCTGGTGAGGAGAcaaactcactcacacacactgagtgagACCATAAACTAGAAGAGAGAAGTAgttatttcctcatagacgtctatgggagcagaggagtcgccccctgctggtcactacacagaagtagagtcatttcctcatagacgtctatgggagcagaggagtcgccccctgctggtcactacacagaagtagtcatttcctcatagacgtctatgggagcagaggagtcgccccctgctggtcactacacagaagtagagtcatttcctcatagacgtctatgggagcagaggagtcgccccctgctggtcactacacagaagtagagtcatttcctcatagacgtctatgggagcagaggagtcgccccctgctggtcactacacagaagtagagtcatttcctcatagacgtctatgggagcagaggagtcgccccctgctggtcactacacagaagtagagtcatttcctcatagacgtctatgggagcagaagagtcgccccctgctggtcactacacagaagtagagtcatttcctcatagacgtctatgggagcagaggagtcgccccctgctggtcactacacagaagtagagtcatttcctcatagacgtctatgggagcagaggagtcgccccctgctggtcactacacagaagtagagtcatttcctcatagacgtctatgggagcagaggagtcgccccctgctggtcactacacagaagtagtcatttcctcatagacgtctatgggagcagaggagtcgccccctgctggtcactacacagaagtagagtcatttcctcatagacgtctatgggagcagaagagtcgccccctgctggtcactacacagaagtagagtcatttcctcatagacgtctatgggagcagaggagtcgccccctgctggtcactacacagaagtagagtcatttcctcatagacgtctatgggagcagaggagtcgccccctgctggtcactacacagaagtagagtcatttcctcatagacgtctatgggagcagaggagtcgccccctgctggtcactacacagaagtagagtcatttcctcatagacgtctatgggagcagaggagtcgccccctgctggtcactacacagaagtagagtcatttcctcatagacgtctatgggagcagaggagtcgccccctgctggtcactacacagaagtagagtcatttcctcatagacgtctatgggagcagaggagtcgccccctgctggtcactacacagaagtagagtcatttcctcatagacgtctatgggagcagaggagtcgccccctgctggtcactacacagaatgatgCTTTAACACCGCTCTGACTTCTCTTAAAAGAACAAGGGGTTGATGACTGATTCAAACCATGAAGAACAACAGCAGACTTAAACTTATGGTTTGATGCTCCTCATCCCTGCAGGTGAGTTTGTCTCCGATGTGGACCTGATGTTCTCCAACTGTCTCCAGTATAACCCTCGTCACACTAACGAGGCAAAGGCGGGACATCGTCTGCAGCAGTTCTTCTACTCGGAGCTTAGCAGGCTCGGCCTATCAGAGCGAGGCGCCACGCCCCCTGCTAAGCGCTCCCGACGCTGAATCAAACGTACCCCGTGACCTCCTGACCCTGCTGTTTTTATGCTCAGAGCCGATCCAATCAGAATgattaaaatggaaatgatcTCATGGTCACATGATCAGTTTTGCTCTTAAAACAAATGTTCTGAAGAAAGTTTTGTCTTCTTGGAGTTTATGAAACGTTGAGTAGATTTGACCTGCTGACCTTCAGGGTCTTTACTTTCTGTCCATATATGTGGACAAGAGAGACAAATGGTAGACACAGATACGCTGAAGGACAGACCGTAAAGACATTAGAGAAGGGACACTAGAGCAAATGGAGACGGGCAATAACTACTAAACAAAGTTCCTCTTTACACCAGCATCCAAACAATCTCCCATCAGgcctttgttttctctcaggGACAAAAATAATTTAGATTTCAATGGGAAGTATTTTTTTACTGAAGCATCGCCGGGCAACGAGGCCAAATGTCATTAATgaataaaagtgaaataagtcagCCTTtcactctgctgtgtgtgtgtgtgtgtgtgtgtgtgtgtgtgtgtgtgtgtgtgtgtgtgtgtgtgtgtgtgtgtgtgtgtgtgtgtgtgtgtgtgtgtgtgtgtgtgtgtgtgtgtgtgtgtgtgtgtgtgtgtgtgtgtgtgtgtgtgtgtgtgtgtgtgtgtgtgtgtgtgtgtgtgtgagggctttTAGCATAAAGTGATTTGGATTTAGGGTAAAAGATCAAATGAATATGTGGAATCGTTCCTTCAGCCGAAGAAACCGGACTCTCTGGATTTGTAGTTGTTCTGTTTTCCCTTAATGTGTTTGTAGCAGCTGCAGCTCGGCCTCTCTCTGCTGTACACTACACTGGAGCCACTgctgtgtatttatttagttcTTTGTTGGATTTATTTATGACTGATAGAAGCTTCCTGATGCTCCTTGTTCTcatgtaaaaataaactgaCTTTAATAACGCAGTAGCCAACAGTCTGATTTATTACCAAAACAAGCCGACTGCAGTACTACAGACCCCTGACCTTAGTGACCTCTGCCCTCTGGACCCCATTCCATTCGCTCccctcctcacctgtctcattaccTTTGGTTATCTGGCTGctttcccaactctctgaaggagggttagccccccctcaccctctgtGAGGGAGAGttaaccccccctcaccctctgtGAAGGAGAGttaaccccccctcaccctctgaAGGAGGgttaacccccccctcaccctctgtGAAGGAGAGTTAACCGACCCAAGTGAAATGCACTTAATGTTattcactttggataaaagctaaatgacatgtgatgtaaaagTACTGCTGTATTAGCAGTAGTATAACTAGTAGTACAATAGCTGTTATTAGTACGGGTGGCGTAGTAGTATCCATATTTGTGGTAGTAGGGGTATTGGTACTAGTACTAATGTACATTAATATTAACACGTCATGGCCCCGCCCTCCCGTctagcccctcccccctccccctcctccggtCGGACGGACACATTCCCCGCTACCTTTCACCCCGGAGAAACCCCGATCTCACGAAGATACCGCGTGCACAACATGGTAAGCGCCTCCGGgagacccccccgccccggttCCAGGTGGTCTCGGGTCTCCGCGCCTCCAGGTGACGCGCAGAGCGGGTCCTCCTGTCCCCGGTGGACCGTTATGTGGCTCACCGGGGAGCGTGACGTGAGCTAGCATGGCCGCCGCTCCCGTTAGCCACTCGGTCCTCCTCCCGTTACTCGGTGATTACGTCACTCTACCGTCTCCTACTGACGGGCTTTGATCTAACGACGGTACCGGACGTTTATCCGGTTCGATATCGGAAATGGTCCGCGTTCCGGGCAGAGCCGAGACGGTCCTGTCCCCGGGCCGTGTGGCCGGCGGCGGCCATCTTCTCCCCGCTGTGGCCCTGCTGACCGGCCCGCTGCATAACCGGGACTAACCGGGACTAACCCGGACCAGCCGGACCCACTTAACTAAACCGGTTCAGCTAACGGCTCCGTTTTACTTGCTgtctctcactgtgtgtctttcttttagTGTCTCCTGTCTCTATTTGTCTCTATTTTTGGCTTCACGGTTGTTAGTGGTAGTTAGTGTTAGTTAATGGTACTAGTTAGTGTTAGTGGTCATTTCAGTCTTACTACTGGGTGTTGCTAGTAAGCTTGGGTTAGTTAGTTAGTGTTATTAGTTAGTAAGTTAGTTATTGAGTTAATGACTTGTTGAATAGTTAGTGGGTGTTAGTGGTTAGTAGTTTGTGTTACTGCTGATCATCATGTTGCTGGTAACTAACCAGTAGCCAGTTGAACagaactttatttttaatgatttaatgtttATTTGTAATGATTCAAATATATAAAGGTTATTATTGGTCAACCCTGAGCTTCAGTAACTAGAGCTTCCACTGACCCCCGTTTGTCTTCCTGTGAACCAATCACACGCCTCCTCAGGCGTCAGGTGTAACAGTGAACGATGAGGTCATCAGGGTGTTCAACGACATGAAAGTGAGGAAGTCTTCGTCCCAGGAGGacgtgaagaagaggaagaaggcggTGCTGTTCTGTCTAAgcgaggacaagaagaagatcaTCGTGGAGGAGGGGAAGCAGATCCTGGTGGGCGACATCGGGGAGACGGTGGACGACCCCTACGGCTGCTTCGTTAAGCTCCTCCCCCCCAACGACTGCAGATACGGGCTGTACGACGCCACCTACGAGACCAAGGAGTCCAAGAAGGAGGACCTGGTCTTCATCTTCTGGTAGGGTACCCATCGGGGACTGTGAGACCAGGACCAGAAACCAGAGCTGGTCTGGGCTAACAATGAAGTACTAGTTCAGAGAAGATACTGATGAGGTGTGATTGGTCCAACCCATGAGCCAGTTATAGAGACCTGTAGGCCCACTACACTACTACACACTGGGCATCTATATACAAGTGGACAGGTTTAGTGGTCTTCACCGTGGTACTGAgagtgtctctgctgtgtctcagGGCTCCAGAGAATGCTCCACTGAAGAGCAAGATGATCTACGCCAGCTCTAAAGACGCCATCAAGAAGAAGTTTACAGGTGAGTGAGGGCATGTCTCCTGTGTCCTTTCCTAACCACTTGTCCTGAGGCCGAGCTCGGTGTGGTTTGTGTCATGAACTCAGGTGTGTCTCCTCAGGTATAAAACATGAGTGGCAGGTGAACGGGCTGGACGACATCCAGGACCGCGCCACGCTGGCAGAGAAGCTTGGGGGGAACGTGGTGGTGTCTCTGGAGGGCAAGCCGCTGTGATGTCAGAGCGGCGAGCGGAGCCAAGCCAACCGCCGTGCCATCCGGATGAAGCACCTTACCCCACCTGAGCTCCACCCAGCCGCTCTGCATCGTGTTCTCAAGGAGTTTAGCATCTTTAGGCctctttgttttactttttgctCGTTTCGCTTTCTTTCGACTTGAAGGAGATCTCATTAACATAATGATATGCAAACCCCTCCCCCTTTGTTGCCACATGACTTCTGTTCACCTGGCAGAATAAAACCAGAAATGACTCACTCCCAAACCCCGGACGGTTGTCTCTCGCTAACAGCCAGAGCTTTGCCAAAAAGTCCATGTGAAGGAAGCAGCCACACGCGTGGGGGGCGGGCTCCaccaagctccgcctcctgcctCACAAGGGTCACGACGCTGTTTATTACAtatgactttatttatttaagtgttgTTTCTTCTCTGCTCGTCGTTGCTATGCACCAAGAGAAAGAGCACTTTGTTGACACACTACAGGTTCACGTCACCGTGGTAACGGCCTCTTTCCAGCTGGTCGTCGCCTTACTTTCAGTTTGAATGTAACTGTCACACCAGTTAGTTAGActgtgcatttattttgtaaagaaaCACTACAGGAAGCAGATTTGACCCCAGCAGTgagagacaacaacaaaaacaacaacaacccgacGACATCTGGAGCCTTAAAGTTGAATCGTTGTTTCTGAGATCACATGGAGCCactttgcaataaaagcttgtgGCCGACCCGACGCCTCGTGTCTGCTTCCCCCAACCACGGGGGTTGTTCTCCTTAGAACCTCTACGGGGGTCACCTAGAACCATCCAATTATCAGTGTGACTCACCTAGAACCTCACAATAAGCAGAACCAAGAACATCTGGCATGACTCAAGGGGCTCTATGTAGAGCGGAACCCATTACCGTAGGGAACCTATTGGAACCAGTAAGGGTCCAGTTAACTCCATTAGAACCAGTAAGGGTGCATGttgcaaacatttacatttttgaattaAACATTTCTTCATACAAATCAAGCTCCAGGGCCCCGTTCCTCCTACGTGGTtaactgagttagccggatAACGTTCAGGATCAGATAACGTAGATCAGGTCTGGCTGAATCACCATAGAAACGCATTGAAAAACTTCATTTGAGCTGCTGGATTAGTTCACCACtgtcttcctcattgatgaaggagcgataCCAGATAGATTAGAGCGTTCTAGGCCAGGTGTGGTGGTGGACGGGCGGTACTACCCCAGGTGTCTCTAAGttcccctcccaggtgttctgaatcGGACAAGCAATCAGGGGCCTGTTTTAAGCCTCCACCAGAAGACGAGGGGAGAGACAATTTGGTCCACAGAGGGACTAGAACCAGACGCTGTTCAAACCAGCCGCAGGGTAAGAGGCCACATGTACTATGGAAGGAGATGAACTGCTCGCACCCTCTTAGCCCCGCAGGAGCCTCCTGGTTATAACAAATACACTTCTGTTCCATTCACTGCACCCCGGGGTTCAACTGCTCTTTTTACCACTTGGTCACCCAGAGGTCACCTGCTGGACACCCACTAGACATTCACTGGATACCCACTGGACATTCACTGGACACCCACTGGACATTCACTGGACACCCACTGGACACTCACTGGACACACAGGTCACCCACTAGACATTCACTGGACACTCACTGGATACCCACTGGTCACCCTTGTGAGGCCAGACGCCCACAGAGGGCTATTGATGCTGAGGACGGGAATAAATGATTTACAGGACCCGAAACGTCACGTGATGCAGCTGAGCGcccactgtcccacagactgtgccacacactgtctctcatactgtctcacacactgtctctcatactgtctcacacactgtctctcatactgtctcacacactgtctctcatactgtctctcatactgtacatatttacagtgcagagaacatctggaaagccgctgcatgtCATGATCTTCGTAAAGTTCTATTGGTTTATTGTCACATAATAAACTTCTGGAAGTTCCACGTTTCATTTGATCAATTGTGTGATTATGAATCATAGAAATATCTCGCCCAGACACGGATTCACACATACATACCACTCCAAACtctatatggtcatctacacatatatacacatacgaGTGATACATAAGCTGATAACTATTATTAGACTCCTTGGGCTTGTTTTTATCTCattctgaaagagttgagatCATTCATCTCACTGGATGATGATGCATCCATGAAGCCTCCTGCCAGCaagaacatttaaagaaatagaatctgattggttagtGTGATGAGGCACTTAAAATGATCCTATATAGTTAAACACTTATTTAACTTGTGTGCGATACTTTGTCGGGCTTGTAGACCTCGCAGGGGGGCGGTGGCAGTTTTTGCCATAATTATATGATTTAATTAAAATCGCAAATAtctgtctgtacacatgtgacattaaattacattacatgtcatttagctgacgcttttatccaaagcaacttacaataagtgcatttcaagaGATAGAGatacccagaagaacaagaaacaagaaagtacaattttcgtcAAATCGACATCCTGTGTCCAGAAACGCTCACAGGAGAAGCCTTTGATGGGGAGAAgggaagaacccccccccccccccccccccccctccgggatGGACAGCCTGCGATGGAGTGGTGAACTAATCCAGCAGCTCAAATGAATGGAATGTTCCAGTGTTTGGGtgggttgctatggtgattcagccaaacctgcttcaggtaaccgaaaagcctgatctacgttatcttatcctgaaaatgatccgacTAACTCAGTTAGCCACGTCGAAGGGGCGGGGCCCTGTGTccctctgtgatgacatcataaaCTGACTCACTTCCAAAATCTGATCCTGGTGCTATTTATGAACCACACGAGTCATCACGTCCACACAAGGAAACACTCTGAATATCTAAATAAAGTAAACAACAGCTAATCAAATAAAACTCGATAGAATGTgactaaataaagtaaataatacCAAACTAAATGGAATTGTACAATATAAGtataaaaagtaaaacacaatgtttcaaataaaacaatataatacatagtttaacaaagaaaaatgaaatctaattaaaaaagaacatcTAAAGTCAAACTAAATATTATACAattgaaatataatataattaaagtAGAGTTATAATAAAGCTCTTcttgtttttgatttgattcatgACGATGGCTTTGCCGTCGTGACGTCATGCCACTTCCGGTCTCCACCCGTTTGCAGCCATGATGGTGGGTAgatgtgttttctctcttctcctgctcTTTAACGGGTCGCTGAGCCGTCTGCGTCTCTGGAGGAGTCCGTAAACTAACGCTGTGTTTCCGCCTCTTTGCTCTGTGTCCGCAGCAGGAAGGGCTGGACGACGGACCCGACTTCCTGTCCGAGGAGGACCGGGGAGTGAGTGctacctgtctacctgtctacctgtctgtctgtctgtctgtctgtctacctgtctgtctgtctatctgtctgcctacttgtctgtctgtttgtccgtccgtccgtccgtcttgCAGGGTGTCGGAACCCTGACCCGGCTACAGGCCGCTAGCTACTAGGCTAACTGAGCTAGCAGGTTCTGCTGTGCTAGCTAGCCAGCAGGCCGTCACATGACGCGCTCTGATAGTTCGGTTTGAGTCTCCGGACTAGAACAGAGCGATATGCTGGTCCTGGTCCCGGTCCCGGTCCCGGTCCTGTGACCCGGTGAGACGTTTGGAGTCAGCTCTCATTGGCTAAAAACCAGAAGACGAGTCCAGAAGATCTACAAACATGTCGGTCAAGAAGAAACGTAGCCTGGACCATTAAGCTCATTGATAATAAATAGAATTAAATTCTTTGATCCGAAGGTCAAAGGCTAAACTATAACGTCATCAGAGTTTTAAAATAATTACCTACAGATCGATCAGGTGACTCTGTGCTGATGTAAATCTGATCAACATCAACGACTCATTTTGGTCATTTAGTGCAGAATAATAAGTATTTCATATTTAGCAG
Protein-coding sequences here:
- the cfl2 gene encoding cofilin-2 encodes the protein MASGVTVNDEVIRVFNDMKVRKSSSQEDVKKRKKAVLFCLSEDKKKIIVEEGKQILVGDIGETVDDPYGCFVKLLPPNDCRYGLYDATYETKESKKEDLVFIFWAPENAPLKSKMIYASSKDAIKKKFTGIKHEWQVNGLDDIQDRATLAEKLGGNVVVSLEGKPL